A genomic segment from Mobula hypostoma chromosome 20, sMobHyp1.1, whole genome shotgun sequence encodes:
- the LOC134359325 gene encoding vesicle transport protein GOT1B, giving the protein MISLTDSQKIGMGLTGFGVFFLFFGMILFFDKALLAIGNILFVAGLSFVIGLERTFRFFFQKHKVKATGFFLGGIFVVLIGWPVIGMVLEIYGFFLLFRGFFPVVVGFIRRVPILGSILNLPGISSFVDKVGESNSMV; this is encoded by the exons ATGATTTCCCTGACGGACTCGCAGA AAATTGGCATGGGATTGACAGGCTTTGGCGTGTTTTTCCTGTTCTTTGGCATGATCCTGTTCTTTGATAAAGCACTCCTTGCGATAGGAAAT ATTTTATTTGTGGCAGGTTTGTCCTTTGTCATCGGATTAGAAAGGACTTTCAGGTTCTTCTTCCAGAAACACAAAGTGAAAGCTACTGGTTTCTTTCTTGGTGGAATTTTTGTAGTACTCATTGGCTGGCCTGTTATAGGCATGGTACTTGAAATTTATGGATTTTTTCTTTTATTCAG GGGGTTCTTCCCGGTGGTGGTCGGTTTTATTAGGCGAGTGCCTATATTAGGTTCCATTCTGAATTTACCTGGAATAAGCTCA